In the Ranitomeya imitator isolate aRanImi1 chromosome 2, aRanImi1.pri, whole genome shotgun sequence genome, agggccccacataatgctccatacagtataaagggtgccacatagtgctccaaacagtataatacacCCAACATTAGAAAAAACGTAGAGGCGGAATGATGGGAGATTGATCAGCTAACGCTTCTTCCTCCATTATTGCTGTCAATTGTATCAGCATATAGTTGAAAGTGCAATGCCAGGAGGTTGCAGGCTAAATATATTCGGAGGACCCGCCCAGCGTTGCTGGCCAAATATACTCATCTgcgggccagagtttgacatatgtGTTCTGGAGTGCAGCTATAGAGTCATGGCTGACTGCAACTATAAATGAATggacaaaaaaataaaatcattagTCCCAATCATTCCGGATACAACAGGACTGTCCTGGATTTGGATCTGAATACCGCTTTCTCAGACATCTGATAAAGGTCACTCCCTGCTACTATGCCTCCTCTGACATCTCCTCTTGCCAGGGTAGATGTTTTTTCTGTTCTGTAAAAATTGGATGGTATGCAACTGtactataaatatttatatatatagcaggAGGCAAATATATAGGACCACCATTTAGTAACTGAGATTATGCAAAGGTATGAATGCACCATATCCTAATACTTGTAACAAAAGTAATTAGTAGAAAAAGCTTGATATTCCAGACACCTGTCACGAGGGTGCCACGTCCCCTTGGAAGAGTTAgtttaggttcacattagcgtttctctgcacagcgtatcatctgcatacgcaaaacgcatgccaaaacgcatgcaaaggcATGGTTACGCTGCGTTATTTATCTGCATTAGCTTACGCATGACGCAAAACAAAACGCAGGGTGTTCATGTGTTTGTAGGCGATTTTGCCTGCATTTGTGTTGTTTATACACATATTTACAGGAGGGCGTGTCTTAATGGGCATGTGTCAAtcggttcctggacatgcgcagtccgaagtacacaacgcatgcgtacgcatgtccttgcgtaccaatgcgttcccatagacagtaatgcattgtttggATGCACTCATCTGCAATCATGCTCATGCGCGCAATATGTGATgcctaaaaaatgcaacatgttgcgtttgccggacACCGCTGCACACCGCCtgcgtacgcatccgcatgcgaatgcatgcaaacgcatgcccctgcgtacaccatgttaaagatatgtacacatGACGCATGTGGATCATACGGTGCGCacacatacgctaatgtgaacctggccttagacaGTCATGTAATGAATTGCAGGTCTTTAGAGATGGTATGatttgtgtttcatattaaatggattttgtttcttCTGCTGCTGAACAGCTTAACAACCTATTTTATGCTGACCAGAAACATACAGCTCcagttcagctgcttctgatctggtcattaccactTCCTATATATACTTATCAGGACCTTCTTGTCTCTGCCGGTGAAAGattcgtcttcctgtgctgtgtggtaaagctaagtgtttggagtagagttgttgtagaagtgttctgtggtttgctatattacgtgtgtgtttatctcctggtccctgttctcgtttagtttattcctccctgtccctatcctcatttttattgttggttagtgctcacCTATGTACAAGGTCCTCTTAAATTAATACAACTTATTCATCCTGATAGAACCTACTTTATAGTAAAGAACCTTGAGAGCAAGAGTTACCTTTCCTGGAGAATCAGAAATCAGTGTGATAAACCAGGCCTTATGCCAGAAGTGCCTGCACCATCATCGCTTCTGATGTTTGCCGTTTATTGAGATGTGATAATTGACTCGCTGATAGTGTAACCTAATGACCGGTAATGGCATGCCGCCAGCCTCCCATGGCACCACACAATGTCTATTGGATACCCCATGCCGGCTGCTATTCCACACAAATGAGCCTGTCATTCTCTCCAGTGTTTGAAAGTCATAAGTTTGGGAATATATATAGTGAAGTGCTGCAACACATAAAATAGGTAACAAATTGGACTCGGATTAATTAATTTTGGTATCCAAACATGAAACCAGAATGATGTAGATGGTCCGTAATGTGTTAGAGCGAGACATCGGGGTCCACTCACCAGGAGTACATCAAGACCGAGTACTTCAGGGTCCTGTCATAGATGTATTGTCAGGGTTTCTATCACTAAGGTGATTAAAAgtgttgataataataataatctttattttttatatagcgctaacatattccgcagcgctttacagtttgcacacattataaaACACATGATAAAACACAGCTTTTCCTGGCGCTGCATGGTAGCTGAAAGGGTTCTGAAGTCTACCCTAAATTTTAAAGTTTACAGAACAAGAATCGCCACTCAATTAAATCAAATGCTTTGTCGCCATCATGTTACAAAAACGCCCTGGATCTGATATGatagtgagtagagttgagcgaatttttcaatatTTGGTTTGGATTGCGTTCGCCggcgaatattgtatttgcaatattctccAAACACCATTGGAGTTAATGGGAGTAGAAAGGAGCAAATATGTTCAGAACCAATCATctaacataaatttggcacgaatacggtaccaatatggcacgataTGACGATcatttccgaacatatttgctcaactctaatagtGAGTCGCTTGAGGGTTTGTAAAACATCTACGTATATTAAACTTAACTCttttaataaagattatgttttTGGCAGATTACTGTTCCAGGGCGTTGCAAGGACATCGGATATCTTCAGATTTCAAAGCAAAAGATGGTGGCATAACACAACGTACACATGAAGAGCAAAGCAAAGATCTTTCGTCAGAACATTTTAAACAGGTCGTATCAAAGACTATTAAACAAACTAAAAATCACAAAAGGGTTGATAAAGAACAAGCAGCCCACCCTGTaaagaaaccatattcatgttcagaatgtgggaaatgttttagccagaaatcagatcTTGCTAAACATCACaggattcacacaggagagaaaccatttacatgttcagaatgtgggaaatgttttaatcttaAATCAACTCTTATTAAACATGAAAAAATTCATCTAGGGttgaagccgttttcatgttcagaatgtgggaaatgttttagcctgaAATCAGAACTTGTTACACATCagggaattcacacaggggagaaaccatattcatgcccagaatgtgagaaatgttttcatcacaaatcatcttttataagacatcagagaagtcacacggaTAAACAggaattttcatgttcagaatgtgagttaTGTTTTAGATTCAAATACAAACTGATTatgcatcagagaattcacacaggtgaaaaaccattttcatgttcagaatgtggtaaatgttttaggaTTAAAGCCTCTCTTGTTattcatcagagaaatcacacagggaaaAGGCCATTTACGTGTTTAGAATGTGGATATTCTTTTCAGCAAAAATCAAAACTTGTtgtacatcagagaagtcacacaggagagaagccatatccatgttcagaatgtgagaaacgtTTCAGCAATAAGTCTGGTCTTGATctccatcagaaaattcacacaggggagaagccatttttgtgTTCACAATGTGGAAATAGTTTTAAACTGAAATCAGAtgttattagacatcagagaagtcacacaggggaaaaaccattttcatgtccagaatgtgggaaaaaaTTCAGTTTAAAGGCAAATCTTGTTGCGCATCAAAAAATTCACACGGGTGTCGAATTATTTTTAATTTCAGAACATGGGAAATACAGCATTAATTCAAAAATGGCACGAGAGAGAATTCAAGCAAATAAGCTattttcatgttcagtatgtggaaAACATTATAGCAGTAAATCATATCTTGTTTTACATCAGCAATCTCACACAGGGTGCAAGCCATTCccatgttcggaatgtggaaacAGTTTTAACATGAAATCAGATCTTCTTgtgcatcagagaattcacacaggggagaagccattttcatgttcagaatgtggaaaatgctttgcAAAGAAGTcaactcttgttacacatcagagaactcacacaggggagaagccatattcatgccttggatgtgagaaatgttttactcGGAAAACAAGTCTTGTCAAACATCAAAAAAGAGATGGACATAACTGAAAAAAGTACACAACAGAAACAGTCAAAATAAAGTCATACATAAAGTCATACATGAGAGAGAAAAGTTTGGAACAGACCTGGGCAAATTGCAGCCTATGTGCTACCTCTGTCCCTTTGGCTGTGTCTGCCTGGCCTGGTGACAGGGATAGTCAAAGGATTGAAGAGATCGATTGAACTGATCCATTTTATTGATTTTTgtcaaaattataatttttttgtggCCCCACCCCGACAGCATATTTTTATCGGTGGAAGTGAGTTCCTTATCCATCTTCtgcacatacagtggcatgtaaaagtttgggcacccctggtcaaaattacagttattgtgaatagttatgcATGTTGAAgaggaaatgatctctaaaaggcctaaagttaaagatgacaattTTCATTTGTATTTTGATGAtaggtttttcacatggaccaaATGGCCGTGTGAAAAAAAATACATCGCAGCGTGTACTATTTCGTGCCGATTTTCAGAGTCCCTTCTAGTCAAGTCTTCGAGTGTGTAGAAAAAACATCGATCCCATATGGATCACCAGTTTAAAATCCTATTTTCACTAATGAACTGAAATTATTTACATAGAAAACTGTATTTGGTCCTGTAAATTTAATTGACTGGTGATGACATTACAGATGAAAAATCAGCCATTTTCTTTATATGCTCATGTGATCTTAGACTGACCAGTATTAGCTAATCAAAATCATACATGTTATGGCTTTTTATAAAGTGATAAAATTAATATTACA is a window encoding:
- the LOC138664020 gene encoding zinc finger protein 432-like, whose protein sequence is MTERILHLTLEILFWLTGEDYTVVKKISGEHCQAPVSEGWGRALSPITGPPPHPLIHEDIIHQKILELIYKIIELLTGEVPIRCQDVTIYFSMEEWEYLEEHKDLYKDIMMEVPLPLTSGVLSNKRTTPNFCPRAILVQDCKQEIIRHQGENLTHINATETYVRGDDWFKVEIITDDDSDDCSGRLQGHQMFSDFKARDGRKTQHTYGEQSKDLSSEHFKQVPTISDPISGDLLYKRIFLVDNDRNKMDSDRNKMEERLLPLTLEILFRLTGQDYTVVKKTSSERCQTPVSEGWGRLISPITGPPPQSLIHEDINDQKILEFTYKMIDLLTGEIPMRCQDVAVFFSLEELEYLERHKNLYKDVMMEVPQPLTSPVLSSKRKTPERYQNPLLLQDCKQENPNVPQDHQGEDLNNFTTTETYVISDVQCKEEIPTDDDSDYCSRALQGHRISSDFKAKDGGITQRTHEEQSKDLSSEHFKQVVSKTIKQTKNHKRVDKEQAAHPVKKPYSCSECGKCFSQKSDLAKHHRIHTGEKPFTCSECGKCFNLKSTLIKHEKIHLGLKPFSCSECGKCFSLKSELVTHQGIHTGEKPYSCPECEKCFHHKSSFIRHQRSHTDKQEFSCSECELCFRFKYKLIMHQRIHTGEKPFSCSECGKCFRIKASLVIHQRNHTGKRPFTCLECGYSFQQKSKLVVHQRSHTGEKPYPCSECEKRFSNKSGLDLHQKIHTGEKPFLCSQCGNSFKLKSDVIRHQRSHTGEKPFSCPECGKKFSLKANLVAHQKIHTGVELFLISEHGKYSINSKMARERIQANKLFSCSVCGKHYSSKSYLVLHQQSHTGCKPFPCSECGNSFNMKSDLLVHQRIHTGEKPFSCSECGKCFAKKSTLVTHQRTHTGEKPYSCLGCEKCFTRKTSLVKHQKRDGHN